Genomic DNA from Thermotoga petrophila RKU-1:
AAAACCCGATGTTGACGAGATAGAGGGACTTTCCCCCGCCATCGCCATAGATCAGAAGACCGTCTCTCACAATCCCAGATCGACCGTTGGAACAGTGACGGAAATTTACGATTACCTGAGGGTGCTCTACGCGAGGATAGGAAAAGCCCACTGCCCTGAGTGTGGAAGACCTCTCGAAAAAAAGAGCATCGATGAGATCCTCCAGGATCTGTTCCATTCTTTCAAAGAGGGAAGTCGAATCTATATACTCGCACCGGTTGCAACGGAGAAGAAAGGAACGTTCAAAAAAGAGATCGAAGAGTTCATCTCCAAAGGATTCGCGAGAATAGAAATAGACGGCGAGATTTACAGGCTCGAGGAAGTGCCGGAACTCGACAAGAACAAACGGCACACCGTGAAACTGGTAGTCGATAGATTGATCCTTGAAACCAGAAACGAACACAGAATACTGGACAGTCTCGAAGTAGCGATGAGAGAGGGGAAAGGATTCGTTGAGATCAGAAACGTCGACACTGGAGAGAGCAAGATCTTCAGCGAAAACCTCATGTGCCCGGTGTGTGGTATCGGATTTCCAGAGATCACACCAAAGCTGTTTTCTTTCAACAGCCCGTACGGTGCGTGTCCGAACTGTCACGGCCTCGGCTTCACATTCGAAGTGGATCCATCCCTCGTGATAGACGAGGAAAAAAGTGTTCCCGAGGGTGCGATCATTCCGTACAGATGGGACAGAAGGCTCTCAAGATGGGTCGCAAGGGAGATAGAAAGGCAAGGTGTTTCCCCTCATCTTCCATTCAAGGATCTTCCTGAAGATGTGAAAGAGTTCGTCTTGTACGGAGATGACCGTTTCGAAGGAGTGGTTCCAAAAGTTCAAAGGTGGCACAGAGAAACGGAATCTCCTGAGATGAAAGAGTGGTTGGAAAAGAACTTCATCGTACAGAGAACCTGTTCCGTCTGCGGTGGGAAAAGGTTGAACAGGGAAGCCCTCTCTGTGAAGATAAACGGTCTGAACATACACGAGTTCACCGAGCTTTCTATCTCAGAAGAACTCGAATTTTTGAAGAATCTGAATCTCACCGAAAGAGAACGAGAAATCGTGGGGGAACTCTTGAAGGAAATAGAAAAAAGGCTCGAATTCCTTGTGGACGTGGGTCTTGAGTATCTGTCCCTTTCCAGATCCGCCACCACGCTCTCCGGAGGAGAATCTCAGAGAATAAGGCTCGCGACACAGATAGGTTCGGGTCTCACAGGAGTCATCTACGTCCTGGACGAACCGACTGTTGGACTCCACCCGAGGGACACAGAACGCCTGATAAAGACCCTCAAAAAGCTCAGGGATCTTGGAAACACTGTGATAGTGGTGGAACACGACGAGGAAGTGATCAGAAGTGCTGACTACATCATAGACATCGGACCGGGTGGGGGAACGAACGGCGGTCGGGTCGTCTTCCAGGGTACCGTGGATGAACTCCTGAAGAATCCAGACAGCTCTCTGACGGGTGAATACCTCTCGGGCAAAAGAAAGATCTCTGTAAACAAAGCGAGGCGGCTGCCTTACGCATCTTTGAAGATCAAAGGTGTTCGTCACAACAACTTGAAGAACATAGACGTTGAGATTCCCCTCGGAGTTTTCGTCTGTGTCACGGGAGTGTCGGGATCCGGAAAATCTTCTCTCGTCATGGAAACGCTCTATCCGGCGCTGATGAATCTTCTTCACAGAACCAAACT
This window encodes:
- the uvrA gene encoding excinuclease ABC subunit UvrA, which encodes MNEIVVKGARVHNLKNITVKIPKNKLVVITGVSGSGKSSLAMDTIYAEGQRRYLESLSTYARQFLGNLKKPDVDEIEGLSPAIAIDQKTVSHNPRSTVGTVTEIYDYLRVLYARIGKAHCPECGRPLEKKSIDEILQDLFHSFKEGSRIYILAPVATEKKGTFKKEIEEFISKGFARIEIDGEIYRLEEVPELDKNKRHTVKLVVDRLILETRNEHRILDSLEVAMREGKGFVEIRNVDTGESKIFSENLMCPVCGIGFPEITPKLFSFNSPYGACPNCHGLGFTFEVDPSLVIDEEKSVPEGAIIPYRWDRRLSRWVAREIERQGVSPHLPFKDLPEDVKEFVLYGDDRFEGVVPKVQRWHRETESPEMKEWLEKNFIVQRTCSVCGGKRLNREALSVKINGLNIHEFTELSISEELEFLKNLNLTEREREIVGELLKEIEKRLEFLVDVGLEYLSLSRSATTLSGGESQRIRLATQIGSGLTGVIYVLDEPTVGLHPRDTERLIKTLKKLRDLGNTVIVVEHDEEVIRSADYIIDIGPGGGTNGGRVVFQGTVDELLKNPDSSLTGEYLSGKRKISVNKARRLPYASLKIKGVRHNNLKNIDVEIPLGVFVCVTGVSGSGKSSLVMETLYPALMNLLHRTKLPAGEFDSIEGHENIDKVIAIDQSPIGRTPRSNPATYTKVFDEIRSLFAMTPAAKARGYNKSRFSFNLKGGRCEACQGQGYVKIEMLFLPDVYVECDVCKGKRYNRETLEITYKGKNISDILDMTVDEALEFFKNIPSIKRTLQVLHDVGLGYVKLGQPATTLSGGEAQRIKLASELRKRDTGRTLYILDEPTVGLHFEDVRKLVEVLHRLVDRGNTVIVIEHNLDVIKNADYIIDLGPEGGKEGGYIVAAGTPEEIAKNPHSYTGRFLKNVL